TTCACACTATTTGGGCAATTATAAAAGTTGTTTCACATACTTCAGGTAGGAATAGTATTCAATGTTGTGAGtttcattcaattatttttgtacaCTGTTTGTGGTAAGCTTCATCTTCGGTAGTAATTGATGTACATTGTTTCTTTTTGTACACAGTAGTTTGAAAATGGCGAAGGAAGATTCATCATATGAAATGGAATTACACGATGAATTTGTTGAGATGGTAACACCAGTTGGTGAGCCTAACTTTCGTTTGTTGTCTCCAACACCTGTGTCTCATTCAAATTGTTGTAACATCCAAAGTGTTAGCGTTTTGCCATTACCGACAGTTGATCATAGTGTTGCTGATCGACGAAATGAGGAGAGGTCAAAGGAGTACCTGAGAAGGAGAAAGTTAGAGGAGATCAAAAAGGGAAAATCTATTGCATTTGATCATGAAGATCAAGATCGGAGTGTCAACGTCAAAAGGAGAAAATTTATTGAAGTTGCATCACAAAAATCTAAATTGAAGGTATTGTATTCATGAGACTTAAGCGTAGAAAAGTATTttgtagttttaaatttttttattaaattttgaggcTTGTTTAGTAATATTCACCAACAAGTGTATGTTACTTTAATATGGGTGAATTGTCTTTATGAACAAATAATTCTTTTACGAGCATATGTTCCATAAGAGCATACTAATTGCAGCCATGTAACTTTTATACTATTGTCACtattaattttaaagttttcaactTTGTATTGTGCAGAATTgagaattttattttgaagttggcAAACATAAAAAACCTAAGCTGGTGCTCCTAATCTAGATTTCGTCAAATCATTTGAAGAGAAGTTGACCAAGAGTCAATTACAAATATTTAGTGATACATGTTTTGGATTTTTTCTCAAGTTGCCTCCAATGATGCTTCAAACACAATTGATACATTCCTTATTGATGATGGAGGTTGTTCAAGAAAAAACTGATGAGATTTGGCTACTAGTGAATGGTTCATTGATACATTTGGGGTTAAGTGAATTTGCCATTATGACAGGACTAAAATGTAATGGAGTGGCGCATGAAAATTGTATTTCACTGAAAAAAATGACTTGATCGATCGTTGTTTTGCTGGCATTAAAAAGATTACTGTTCAAACAATAGTTGATTTTTTTGAAGGTAAACGTTGGACAACTGATCAGGACACTGTCAAAATTTTGATTCTTCATTTTATCAACACGTTTTTATTGTGTGACCTCCCTGAAAATAAAGTACCTAATTGGCATTTTGAAGTGGTAGAGTCTGGTGAGTATGAAACTTATCCGTGGGGAAAATTAGTATTTCATGAGACCTTTGCATCTTTGAAAAAAGTTTTAAGAGGAAAGATCGGAAAGAAATTTAGTAAATTGTTTGGATTTCCTCTGGCATTTCAAGATTGGTTTTATGAATGTTGTGTGCAATCAAATGAACAATTTGCTATTATGATTGGAAAAAGAATTCCACGAATTTTAAGTTGGAAAGTGTTAACTAGCCCAAATTCAATCAAGGTTTCAGAGATGCTCTCTGCCACaaaggtgattttttttatacttcatgaactacaattatgaataattatatatttaatttgtattgCTGTTAAATTACAGTGTAGTTGAAAGTGAGGAATATTTCAGCAACTCCATTTGAGAAGTCTACGATGAATTTGAATGATTTATTTGAGGACGTTGTGGTGAACGATGAATCAAATGGAGTCGAAGTTGCAAGTCTTTTAGTTGATGACGACTTTACTACAACACCTCCTGTctcaagcaaaacaaaaaacaaaccTGAATCTGTACCTTCTATGAATAATATGAATTTGATTGATGAGATAAGACGCATATTTGATGGGCAGAAGGAGTTAAGGGAAGACTTTCAAGTAGTATGTTAATTATcccttttttaattattaatatactATATTCGTGAGAAGTTCTTTGATTATGTTATTTGTTGATCAGGTAAAACAAGAAGTTCATAGTTTGAAGAAGCTCATGATAGAATCTAATTCAAAAATTTCCAACGCAATTGAAGCATTAAGCAAGaaagttgaaagaaataatgattATGAGGTACTCAATTAGTATCTAGTTTTTTTTAGATCAAAATATGTTTGTGTTTATGTGTATCTTATTTATTACTTAtgtatctttatttaatatcaGTATGAAGAATTTAGAGGCAGAGACATGAATGTTGATTTTGATGACGactattataaaaataatgtcaATTGTGACCAACATGTTACTCTTCACTTAGACAATATTCAAACCATCAATGAAGATTCCAACAATGAAGCCAAAATTGGTATGTTAAATCTTATACCAAGTATAAGTAATGTTATTAATAGTAGCTTATCCCAAGTAAATTAGATGTACTTTTATTTGAATGTGATGGGTTCTTTATACCAATAAGATATCTATACTaggtatttttttcattttaatattgTATCCTTTATATATGATCTTATAATAAGAAACTACTAACCATATTGTAAAATTATACAAGTATTATTTGTTATACATTTCAGTTGGAGAAGTTGAAACGATGGAGTTAGCTCCTGAACTCTTATCATCAGATTATATTGATGTCCCAGAGTCTCAGATTCATCCATTTACATGTCGAGTGGCACGTAAACAAATTGATAAGTCTTGTTATTCAGAGGTAGAAAATATTATGATAGGACATCTCACACGAAATAGGCATCCCGTCCCATTACACCAATCTCCATATCTGAATAATATTGGATCAGGTGACAATATGAATGGATGAGCCTCTTCCAAGAGTATTGTACCGTGGGTTCATCCTTTTGGTAGTTTTACCATGGATGATGATTGTTTCAAGGAGATGGGTGAATTTAGAGAATGGATGAATGAAGGCCACAAACCACGCAACAAGTTAGTATTCCATTATTTTTATAGGTATTTGTGTTGTTAAATACTATAACGTGTTTTAATATACAATCTTATAATAATAGGAAGTATCCTTACATTAAAAAGGACAATACTCTCAATCCTCCGTTTGAATTTGGAAAGACGACTATCAACAAGAAAGATTGGTTCCACAAGTTTGCGTTTGGTGGTCAATCTTTGGAAAGTTCGGTatgtaaatatgaaataattgtgtataattagttttgaaaaaatgagGTCTTTATGTGATTGATTATTTGGTTATAAACTATATAGTGATATTTGGAATTCCATGACAGCATTTGGATGTTATCCTCTATTATctaagaaagaaaggaatgtATGATCATGTTCCAGTGAAGTTCACTACAATTGATTATCTATTTGATCTCAAGATACAAGCTCTTTATAAGAAATTCATTGAAAATAATGGAGATAGTGATGTGGTGAAGCCGGAACATGATATAGCCAAGTACATACTTGGTGAATTTGTGCTTTCTAATATGCCGTGGCATACTGTTGATCACATATTGTTTCCTCTTTGTGTTGATGGGTGATGGCAAGATTATCTTTTAAAGATAGATTGATATATGTGTATGATTCGATGAGTGATGCTGCTTTCAGAGCCAAAATTAACAGTTCTGTTGATGTGTATAGATTTATTATTCCACTCTTCctcttgattttgaatttttttgggaaaaggaATGATATTCAATTAAACAATGGACCATATAAGAATAAGGCATTGGTTGATCCTTTCAATGTTATGATGATTAACGATTTGCCGTCACAACAAGCTGATAAGTAccttttatttctaaaattactaaaatacaCATGGATAagctcttttaaatttttaacctttgatgttatttgttttttcttttattacaGGGATCGTGGCATTTATTTTGCATTGTTTGTGGAAAGATTCATATGTGGTAGTAATGTGGTTGacaatgtattaaaaatgataCATCACGAACAAATCGCATACTGTCATCCATTGTGATTCCTTCATTTTCTCCCTCATTAGGTCTTCATATTTTGTGCTGAGTGTTGTGTATGTCGCAATTGCTTCATTCCTATTTATATTGTTCCAACGACCAATCATCTTCATCAAGTAATCCAACAAATCATATATAGGAAGATCTCTGGCCTCTTTATCGTCTGCATTCACAGATTCTGCAATATTTGAAGTCATCACCATGAATCTATTGACGTTGGAGTGTGCTATCGACCATTTGTGATAACCTATATCGAATAAGTACTGTTTCACCCTTTTGTCAATCCTATAAGTCTCAGCCATGTATTGATCAAATTCTTCTGTTGTGTATGCGTTAGCCattgcaaaaaatatttttctcaggATCTTATGGTGCTTCCTGAAATATTACTTTACATTACCCCAAAGGTGGTATAAGCATACACAATGAGGCATCCCTGGATACACAACGGAAGTGGCGTTCAGAATGCTTTCATGCCTATCATATACGATACTCATACCTTCTCTTGTGCCATAGGTCTCTCTGATCCATTCTAGAAACCATTTCCATGATGCATCATTCTCTGAATCGACTATAGCAAAAGCCAATGGGAGTATTTTACCTAATTCAGCgacaaaatacatatataatgtatTAGACAGCAAAATCATGTTTAactatttcataatttatttttggataatgagacattatatataataattctgACAGTAGACTATATATATCGTGATTAAGATAGCATTTTCAGggaaaaattaacttaaatcgTTGTTTAACTAATAGATGTTCAATTGTAACTAACCTGCTGCATCTTGTGTGCAAGCTGTCAAAATTGTACCCCTGTATGCTGCTTTTAAGAAGctaccatcaacaacaacaacgggCATACAATATTCCCATCCTTTAATTGAGGCGTAAAGAGCTACATATGCATATAAAAAACGTCCATCCTCTGCTTTTTCTAATCTTGTAACAGACCCAGGATTTGTATGCCTCACCATGTACAAGTAACTAGGCAACTTTCTGTACGAATCTCTAGGTTTACCTCTTAATATCTCTACTGCCTTTTCTTTTGCCCTCCATGCCTTCATGTAGTTCAAATCAACACCATATTGCTTTCTAATGTTACGTCGTAAATCGGCTGGAGTATATATTGtcttaggatcatcaacattgCTTGTTATCAAGCCTCCAACAAACTTTGAAGTAGCATGCCGTTGTGAAAAAAACCTTGATTCATTTCCACATGTGTGAACATTGCAAAATTTTCTTACCTTAAATATACTTGAGTTATTAAGGCTGGAAGACTTAAAATACCATGAGCACTGATCATCAACACATACAAGATAATACCTGCAAAATTGAATGGTATCATATCATAATTGTAACATATTACAACTAAGACATAAGGAAGATGCTTGAGTAgattataaatgttttaacttgaGAAGTTCTATGTGCAAGTTATTTTTCAGTACGATATGGTGTCACCTATAAAGGATGAGTTTCTCCAACTCAAATTTCTATATGTATTATGCTGGTTAATCTGGTTATTagatatatgaaaaagaaaCTAAACTTGAGTttggtaaaattgaaaaaaacatgtTAGTTCCAATGAAAGTATGATTTTCTGATTTTGTTAACATTAAACTACTATTAAGAAATTTTAGTTTGCAACGACAGACAGTACATTGGTGCCTTTCATTTATCACATACTTGTACCTGACCAAATGTTAATTACCTTTTATAGTAGGCGAGGAAAGTAAAGTACAGAACAATACCTTATCAAACACATTAATGCAAGAACATATTATGAATAAGACACAATGAATGTGCTTGAAGGTAAATGCTGGACAAATCGATCAATACGCTGTCAACATTTCGATAGCATATTAAACTGATATAGTCGTAGTATATAATACTTGGTATATAGCATATTTCTTATCTAGGATTTGGACGATCTTGGTTTTATCAGTATATATTAGTTTGCTATTTGTACTGATGTGCATTGGTTGTTTTTATACAGAGTATTTGAAACATAGCGAAAGAAGGTTTTTCATTTGAATTGAAACTTTGTTATACCAAGTATTATATACTCGAATATATTTTATACCAAGTATAATATACTAATAGTTTAAGATACGAAGAATTATATACTAAATGTTAAAGATACCAAGAATTAGCTACTTAATGTTTAAGATATCAAGTACTCTATACTAAAAGTTTAAGCTACCAAGTATTATATACTAAAATTTTAAGTATGGTGACAACAAACACAATAACAAGTAATAATAGGAATTTGACACCAACTTTTAAAAACAATTGTTTCCATTAGTTGAAGATCATATATTACCTCGTCGAACACGTAACTTCGAACTGAAAATGTTTAAGATACCAAGTATTATAtactagaatatgttttataCCAAGTATTATCTACTAAATGTTAAGAtaccaatattatatattaaatgttTAAGATACCAAGTACTCTATACTAAAAAGTTTAAGCTACCAAATATTATATACTAAAGTTTAAGTACGGTGACAACAAACACAATAACAAGTAATAATATGAATTTGACACCAACTTATAAAAACACTTGTTACCATTAGTTGAAGTTCATATATTACCTTGTCGAACTTCAACGCTTAACTTTGAATTGAAAATTCTCCTTGATGGCAATGTGATTTACAACATCTTGGAGTATCTCCTTTTTCATATACAACTAACCTTCTTTAATGTATTTATTAAATCTGTTGTCAATTATACCATCCTCGTCAATTTCTATTTCATCACAGGAGTAGTTTCCATGTATTGGCATAAGTGATTGAGTGAGTTCAACACGTTGTACCAATTGCATATCCTggctagaatttgaagttgaattatTAGGAATCGAATTTGACAAAATTTCGTCACAAATTTTCTCCTTCAATGTTATAAATAGAGGAAAATCAGTGAAGCAACTTTTTCTCTTCAAATCCAAGTACCATCTCAAACTCCTATCGTTGTATATCTTCATTGGAGTATAATTCTGCTTCACGgaatatttaatttcaattgtATCCATAGAAACATAAATACCAAGTATCTTCGTTATTTCATCAAGAATGGTATCCAAATTCGAACTCTCTTTTAGTGTCAAGCTATCAACtatgaaattgttgaaattgtgttCATTATCCCATCCACCGCTGTGTTGAACCAAAACTACAATTTCTTCTTACATGACAGAAATTTAGATTGGTTAATATGAGTATTTTTcagtttgagaaaaaaaaatctcgtAGTAAATAATCGTTCGCTTTATATGTAGAAGGAAGAGATGATCGATGTATTAGAATTCTTATAGATAAAAGGTAGTTATTGTTAGCATAAATAAAGGAACTGCAGAGTTTGTGGTACATTGAACCTCTACTTTATCTTACCCATGATCTATTCAGAATGTAAAAAGGCTATAGaagtaaatattaaatatgtcaTAATTGTTATTCACTGAATAAGGccatatatatgtaattatttataaaaaagtgTCTACTTATGTTTTTTTCCCGAGATTAAAAGGGTTAGATTAGGAATGGCTACATGGATTTAGATTATAGCcaattgaattaataaaatagccaatttgagttaattagtgaAATTGGGTAAAAactaaataagacgaattaacataaattaattaatgaacttCTTAATCTtgacaaaacaaaataattaattttaattatgaactaatgattcaaaattataaccataatttaaactaagctaatttaacaaaatacttactaaagttaaaatctttttgagatgatttttgaataatcataaaatatactaattacatacataattatctaaaacatatatattacctaaaaactataaaaagtgacaaaactatttaaaataacttgcaaactatattattattattttttgaaattttataaaactaattattttaaatcgtttgagattgaagaagctcgaaatgattaatttatattgtggaggtccaaaattgggtgtcaacaacttgAGAAAGGAGGATGCGGTTTAGAGTTGCACATGTCCACCCTTCTGCTTtgataaaatgtataaaaatgatagtaaagtaagaagaaatgaaaatagaACATTATGAAGACAAAAGTGTTGTTGTTGGGTGAAAAGTGATACTTTTGATCAAAAAAGGGAcagttttgattcttttttcttctatgGCTGTCCACatcccccacccacccacccactcaaaatatatataatatcctTAATTCCTCTCTTGCCTCAATTATTCATTCAATTAAGATAAAAGACTCTTGTTGCctcaattattcaatttaaattattatttttttcctgtAGCTGTCAGTTGTTGACTGTAGAAAACTATAGTTGTACCAATTATAGATCAATAACAAATCAGTGATCATTCTTGTTTGCAAATTACTCTTAGCATTCAACAGGTAAAGTAAAGTTGTTAGTAAATCAAGATAGAAAAAATTATcttctcaaaatcatattgtgtTCTCCTTGTTTTGCTTTGCAGATTTCAGCTATGGAGATTGGCTTAGCAATTGGTGGTGCATTTCTCTCTTCAGCTTTGAATGTTCTCTTTGATAGGCTTGCTCCTAACGGTGATCTGCTCAACATGTTTCGGAAGCATACAGATGATGTTCAGCTCTTTGAGAAGCTGGGGGACATTTTGCTTGGTCTTCAAATTGTGCTAAGTGATGCAGAGAATAAGAAAGCATCAAATCAATTTGTGAGCCAGTGGTTAAATAAGCTTCAGAGTGCTGTGGACGCTGCTGAAAACTTGATAGAACAACTCAATTATGAAGCTTTGAGGTTTAAAGTGGAAGGTCATCTTCAAAATCTTGCAGAAACAAGCAACCAGCAAGTAAGTGACCTTAACCTGTGCTTGAGTGATGATTTCTTTCTTAACATAAAGAAGAAGTTGGAAGACACTATTAAAAAATTGGAGGTGTTGGAAAAGCAAATTGGTCGCCTTGGCTTAAAGGAGCATTTTGTTTCGACTAAACAAGAAACTAGAACACCTTCAACGTCTTTGGTTGATGATGCTGGTATCTTTGGAAGGCAGAATGAAATAGAGAATTTGATTGGCCGTTTGTTGTCTATGGATACAAAGGGAAAAAATCTGGCTGTAGTTCCTATTGTTGGAATGGGCGGCCTGGGAAAGACAACACTTGCTAAAGCGGTTTACAATGATGAGAGAGTGCAGAAACATTTTGGTTTGAAAGCTTGGTTTTGTGTTTCTGAGGCATATGATGCTTTCAGAATAACAAAAGGTTTACTTCAAGAAATTGGCTCATTTGACTTGAAGGCTGATGACAATCTTAATCAGCTACAAGTTAAATTGAAGGAAAGCTTAAAGGGGAAGAAGTTTCTTGTTGTCCTTGATGACGTGTGGAATGATAACTATCCTGAGTGGGATGACTTGAGAAATGTTTTTGTACAAGGAGATAAAGGAAGTAAGATCATTGTGACGACACGTAAAGAGAGTGTTGCCTTGATAATGGGTAGTGAAGCAATCAATGTGGGGACTCTGTCTGATGAAGCCTCTTGGGATCTATTCAAACGACATTCACTAGAAAACAGGGATCCTCAAGAACATCCAGAACTTGAAGAGATTGGAAAACAAATTGCAGACAAGTGCAAAGGGTTGCCTTTAGCTCTAAAGGCACTTGCTGGTGTTTTACGCTGCAAATCAGAGGTGGATGAGTGGAGAGACATTTTAAGAAGTGAAATATGGGAGCTGCCAAGTTGTTTGAATGGTATATTACCAGCGCTGATGTTGAGCTACAATGATCTTCCTTCACATTTGAAGCAATGTTTTGCTTATTGTGCAATATATCCCAAAGATTATCAATTTTGCAAAGACCAAGTTATTCACCTGTGGATTGCTAATGATCTGGTACAACAATTTCATTCAGGTAACCAATACTTTCTCGAGTTGAGATCAAGATCGCTGTTAGAAATGGTCTTGGAGTCTTCTGAAAGAGACGTAGAGAAATTCATAATGCACGACCTTTTCAATGATTTGGCCCAAATTGCATCTTCAAATCTTTGTATAAGGTTGGAAGAGAACAAAGGATCGCATATGTTGGAACAATGTCGGCACATGTCCTATTCAATAGGACAAGATGGTGagtttgagaaattgaaatcaCTCTTTCAATCAGAGCAGCTGAGGACATTACTTCCAATCAATATCCAGCTCTATTGGTACCATATTAAGCTAAGCAAGAGGGTGCTGCATAACGTATTGCCAAGACTAACATCCTTAAGGGCATTATCGTTGTCATGCTATGAGATTGTTGAGTTGCCAAATGAGttgtttataaaattaaagcACCTGAAATTTTTGGATATTTCTCAGACAAAGATTAAAAGGTTGCCAGATTCCATTTGTGTGTTGTATAACTTAGAGACACTTCTCCTGTCATCTTGTGCTGATCTTGAGGAGCTACCGCTGCAGATGGAGAAGTTGATTAACTTGCGTCATCTTGACATAAGCAACACTTGTCGCTTGAAGATGCCACTACATCTGAGCAAGTTGAAAAGTCTCCATGTGCTAGTGGGAGCCAAGTTTCTTGTAGGTGGTCGCGGTGGTTCGAGAATGGAAGATTTGGGTGAAGTACATTACTTGTATGGATCTGTATCAGTTGTAGAGTTGCAAAATGTGGTTAATAGAAGGGAAGCTGTGAAGGCAAAGATGAGGGAGAAGACTCATGTTGAGAAGTTATCTTTGGCGTGGAGTGAAAGTATTAGTGCTGACAATTCACAAACAGAAAGAGACATACTTGATGAGCTACGCCcacataaaaacataaaagaagtcGAAATCACTGGATATAGAGGGACAAACTTTCCCAATTGGCTAGCTGATCCTTTTTTTCTTAAGCTAGTACAGTTGTCTATTGATAACTGCAAGAACTGTTATTCCTTGCCAGCACTAGGACAACTCCCTTGTTTGAAATTCCTTTCCATTAGAGGGATGCATGGAATAACAGAGGTGATGGAAGAATTCTATGGCAGTTTGTCCTCTAAAAAGCCTTTTAACTGTCTTGAGGAACTTAGATTTGAAGATATGCCGGAGTGGAAGCAATGGCACTTACTAGGAAGTGGAGAGTTCCCTACACTTGAGAAGCTTTCAATTAAAAATTGTCCTGAGCTCAGTTTGGAGACACCCATCCAACTTTCAAGTTTAATAAGGTTTGAAGTTATTGGTTGTCGTAAGGTTGGAGTTGTTTTTGATGATGCTCAAATGTTTAGATCCCAACTTGAGGGAATGAAGCATATTGAGGAATTATGTATTAGTGATTGTAATTCTGTTACCTCCTTACCTTTTAGCATACTGCCCACTACCTTGAAGAGAATAGACATATATAGTTGCCAGAAATTGAAATTGGAAGCTCCAGTTGGTGAGATGAGTATGTTTCTGGAGGAATTGAGTCTGGAAGAATGTGATTGTATAGATGATATATCACCTAAGTTGCTCCCAAGAGCACGTTATTTGAGGGTACATGATTGCCACAACCTTACTAGGTTTTTGATTCCTACTGCCACTGAAACTCTCTTTATTCAGAATTGTGAGAATGTTGAAAAACTTTCGGTGGCATGTGGGGGGACCCAGATGACGTCACTGATTATTGATGGCTGTTCAAAGCTGAAGTGGCTGCCAGAACGTATGCAGGAACTCCTTCCATCTCTTAAGGATCTAATTCTACGTAATTGTCCAGAAATAGAGTCCTTTCCAGAAGGAGGATTGCCCTTCAATTTACAAGACCTTTGGATCAACAATTGCACGAAACTGGTAAATGGCCGAAAGGAGTGGCGTTTACAGAGTCTCACAGAGTTATCCATCATACATGATGGCAGTGACGAAGAGATTGAACATTGGGAGTTGCCTTCCTCTATTCAACTACTTGAGGTATCCAATCTGAAAACATTAAGCAGCCAAGTTTTCAAAAGCCTCACCTCTCTTCAATATCTACGTATTGAGGGTAATTAACCTCAAATTCAGTCAATGCTGGAACAAGGCCAGTTTTCCTCCTTTTCGCACTTCACTTTGCTTCAAAGTCTACGAATCGTGAATTTCCCTAATCTCCAATTAATTTCCGAATCAGCACtgccctcctccctctctcagcTGGAGATCTGCCATTGCCCTAATCTCCAATCCCTTCCAGTAAAAGGGATGCCCTCTTCCCTCTCTAAACTATCTATTCATAACTGTCCATTGCTCAAACCACTACTAGAATTTGACAAGGGGGAATACTGGCCAGAAATTGCTCATATCCCCACCATACAGATCTATGATGAATGCGTTTAATGATTAAAGGGAATGGTGCTCTCACAaatgtaagtttttctttttcctcagaagcattatatttttgtttacttcCCTTTGCTTTTTTGTcaa
The sequence above is a segment of the Solanum stenotomum isolate F172 unplaced genomic scaffold, ASM1918654v1 scaffold26921, whole genome shotgun sequence genome. Coding sequences within it:
- the LOC125851548 gene encoding uncharacterized protein LOC125851548 is translated as MANAYTTEEFDQYMAETYRIDKRVKQYLFDIGYHKWSIAHSNVNRFMVMTSNIAESVNADDKEARDLPIYDLLDYLMKMIGRWNNINRNEAIATYTTLSTKYEDLMREKMKESQWMTVCDLFVMYHF